The nucleotide sequence GTCACGACGCGAGAGCAGGGGACGCGAAAAATCCTGGCGGATGTCGTGGTCGATGCGAGCGGCCAGAGTTCGATGATTATCAACCGGTTCGGACTGCGGGTCTCGGACCCGCAGCTCAACAAGGGAGCAATCTGGACTTACTTTGAAGGAGCCTACCGGGACACCGGTCGTGACGAAGGGGCCACGCTGGTACTTCAGACGCACGACAAACAGGGGTGGTTCTGGTACATCCCGCAGCACGATAATCGTGTCAGCGTCGGTGTTGTGGGGGATTTCGATTACCTCTTCAAAAACCGGGGGGACCACGAGCAGACGTACCTTGAGGAACTGGACCGTTGCCCCAGTGTCAAAGAACGTGTTTCGGTCGGACGACGAGCGTCCCGTTACTATGCGACGAAGGACTATACGTACCGCTCCAGCCGTGCCTCGGGGGACGGCTGGGTGCTGGTGGGTGACGCCTTCGGCTTCCTCGATCCCCTGTATTCGTCCGGAGTCCTGCTGGCACTGAAGTCAGGGGAACTCGCGGCCGACAGCATTGTCGAAGGTCTGGCGAAGGGAGATACCTCCCGTGCCCAGCTCGGGAAATGGGAAGCCGATTATGTCCGCGGAATGAATCGCATGCGGCGACTGGTGTGCGAGTACTACGACGGATTCAGTTTCGGCCGGTTCGTTCGCCGGTTCCCTCATCTGCGAGGGGCGGTGACAGACCTGCTGATCGGTGATCTGTTCAAAGAGGAACTCGACACCGTCTTTGAGTCCATCGACCTGATGCGGAGTGAAGCTCTGAACGCCCAGCCGACCTGATCAACTTGACTTCTCTTCCTCTGATCCGGAATGCAAAATAAGGCTTCAAGCCGAAGAAGGATCGAGGAATCACTGACAACGTCGATCTGAACCAGGAAATTTCCGCTGAGCCGCACGGGCGGCTCAGCTCTTTCCCGCCGCATTGGCAAAATGCAAACCTCCCCGGGGCTTTCTGAGTTTGTCTCAGAGCAAAAGCCCCTCAATTCAGCCTGCCAGACACCTGTTTGCCCGTGTTTTCCAGTTCCCTCACAGATTACGATTTTCCCGACAATCTGCGATGTGAACCACGCCCACCTAACTTGATGCTGAGGAATCCAGGATGACCAGCCGAACGCTCGTATGTATCGTCGTGATTTGTGCGGCAGTCGTATTACTCAGTGGTGTGAAGTCACCAGCAGGGGACGATCCGCAGGGGAAGAAGG is from Schlesneria sp. DSM 10557 and encodes:
- a CDS encoding NAD(P)/FAD-dependent oxidoreductase; translated protein: MTENQGPQVVVIGGGPAGSTVATLLAQQGINVELFEREVFPRFHIGESLIPETYWVLERLKMLDKMKRSHFVKKHSVQFVNASGRSSTPFYFHDNKPHECSATWQVLRSEFDEMMLMNAQEQGVKVHQGARVRDVLFEGERAVGIEVTTREQGTRKILADVVVDASGQSSMIINRFGLRVSDPQLNKGAIWTYFEGAYRDTGRDEGATLVLQTHDKQGWFWYIPQHDNRVSVGVVGDFDYLFKNRGDHEQTYLEELDRCPSVKERVSVGRRASRYYATKDYTYRSSRASGDGWVLVGDAFGFLDPLYSSGVLLALKSGELAADSIVEGLAKGDTSRAQLGKWEADYVRGMNRMRRLVCEYYDGFSFGRFVRRFPHLRGAVTDLLIGDLFKEELDTVFESIDLMRSEALNAQPT